The following nucleotide sequence is from Pasteurella multocida.
TCACCACTATAAACCCCCGTGATCCCACTAAACAGATCAGAAACTGATTGACCATGGAAGGTTTCAATTTCTTTTTTACTTTTATATTCTGTTACCTGATCTTTGGTAAATATTTCATCTTTTCCAGCTTGTCCTTTATCGCCACTTTTTCCACCCACAACAATGGTTTCTAAGGTTGTTGCTTGAGCAACAGAAAGATTTAACAACATTAAAAGTAACCCCATCGCTAAACTGTGATGTTTTAGCTGATTTGATTTTTTCATCGCAAACATAATTACCCCATTTAAAAATAATAATCATTATTACTATCATTTAATTACAGGGAGATTTTAAGAAATGTACATTTATTATTCAATTTTTAAAATGCGATTTTGTGATCTCTCACACATTTATTTAACAAAATAATAACATTCTAAAAAATAGAAAAGACCGCACAATACGGTCTTTCGTCAAGGATGAACAAACAATAATTCAAGATGTGTATTATGTGATTAAACGTTGCGGACGAATGACATTATGTTCATCGACTAAGGCAACACCTAAAAATTGTTGTGTGTCAGAAAATAAACGCACTTGTCCAGTAAGCTGAGTTGGATTGTCAAACTTGACACGTTGACCAAAACTAATGGCTTTACTTTGTTCCTGATTTAAATGCAATGCAGGTAATGCGGAGACCGCACTGTCTGTCGGTAATAAGTGCTGATCTAATAATGCGAGGTCTTGTTGTGCAGCTAAAACTTGTAAAGTGTCCCAGTCCATCATCGCCTCCACAGGATAATTGGCAACAGCGGTTCGACGTAACACCGTTACATGTGCACCACAGCCCAAATATTCGCCTAAATCATCCACTAAAGTGCGTATATAAGTGCCTTTTGAACAATGTACTTCTAGCGTTAAATAAGGGGCATCGTACGCAATAAATTGCAAGTCAAAAATCGTGATCGGGCGAGCTTCTCGTTCCACTGTTATGCCGGCACGTGCATACTCATATAAAGGCTTACCTTGATGTTTTAACGCAGAAAACAT
It contains:
- the truB gene encoding tRNA pseudouridine(55) synthase TruB yields the protein MAKPRKRGRDIDGVFLLDKPQGMSSNDIMQKVKRVFQANKAGHTGALDPLATGMLPVCLGEATKFSQFLLDADKRYQVTAKLGERTDTSDAEGQVVETRDVQVDVQDILAALPHFRGDLMQVPTMFSALKHQGKPLYEYARAGITVEREARPITIFDLQFIAYDAPYLTLEVHCSKGTYIRTLVDDLGEYLGCGAHVTVLRRTAVANYPVEAMMDWDTLQVLAAQQDLALLDQHLLPTDSAVSALPALHLNQEQSKAISFGQRVKFDNPTQLTGQVRLFSDTQQFLGVALVDEHNVIRPQRLIT